GCTGCCGCGGGCGTCGTCTAATTGGCGCTGTGTAAACTCACCCTGTTATCGGGACGCCCCGAGCGGCGAGCTAGCCAATGTAGAGAGAGCTTTCGGAGTTAAATTACATGCTGTCGGTGTTCCGTCATGTAATTCAAACTGTAACATATTTGAAACTAAACTTTAGGAGTGGTAGTTAATTAAAAGGTAAATTATAAGAGGTGCTTATAAATTTTCCTTTTATCTATATTGTCCTTCTATCTACGAGTATATAGGTATCTATGtttattaaacataaacataaaagtCTTAACTGGGTCACTGACTGACTCATAAACGCAAAAATGCAAAACAGGAACCTAAaagtttcaaaataatattttgcaaaTATATCTGATATCTGATATTTAAGGCACCGTTTCAGCGTTGCATTGGtttcgatatttttaaataatgaagaaTGTGAAAACATTACTAATTGGCGCTTTGTAAACTCATCCTGTTATCGGGCCGCTTCGAGCGGAGTCAAATTACTTAATGTCGGTGTTCTATACAGTATGTTAGCAAACCATACTAGGCAGTAGACAAGTAGGGATATATAACGTGAAACTTTACACGTATAGTAATTTAACTTGTAGGGAGTAGGGTGCGAGGTCTTAGGGTACCGAGCGAATCACTAGTTTAccgtaattttattacttacaagcggacccgcgcgacttcgtctgcgtgtgagtcgatttaaaaaaatagtcatatgttGTCgcagactgttttatagaactttaaagcaTCAACAATTCCGAcgattccgatatacttactacatatttctgTCGTTTGGCGTAatgtttaccgttcacgcatcgcacgcatcgcacgcatcggaatctctcaaaaaggatattttttgcagtttttgcaacatttctcatcaATGATAGTACCAtttgtcgtagcgtgatgttatatagccataaatGTTACTACCAAACttcgcggattttgaaagacaaatgcggaaaaaatagcgatgctatcctgtagaagctgtttgcttttccagcataaaaagaagcctatgagctatttcagactatattgtaggtatctccgctaaattttagccaaatcggtacATTCGTTGTGGCattaaagcgttacaaacatccatccatctatccatccatctatccatccatatatACACTCATCCATATATATACACCCacccatccatacatctattctcacaaactttcgtttataatattagtaggatggtacgcatgcattcgatcgttgtcccaaatgccttgcgacttgctgtcgTATgagaagaattatgtccttgatctccgacaatattcagcagatatttataaaaattagacaatacacgcttggtagtacacactgtcaaataaaaaaagaaatattagaaccggtgcaaatttaacggagatctgaagtaaaattgataaaaattttcatcccatttcccggagaaagcttattgtttatcgagataaaaagtatccaatatgTTGActcgggatatcagctaccattataccaaatattatttaaatccgttcagtgattttcacgtgatgcccggacagacagacaaaaattaaataaaaatctgttttggactcagtatcgtttataaagcatcccccggtcaaaatttttaaaatatattaaatgtacagaaattttccagttacagttttattataagtatagatatgaagtaattttatttcttcttaaCTATCTAGGTTACTTAGTTTGGTAGTTGGATAGTCCGCAGACTATATATTATTGAAGCGACAATACGATTAAGTACTATCAATATACCAATCGTCAAGTCGTTTAGATGACTGCTAGATACCAATAAATTGTAAGTAATAGCAAACTGGCAAAACAGCTTttctataaattaatacattaatatttatcaaacaTAATTAAGATCCATCGCGACTAAAAAATCCCCTAAATAAAACCTTATTCGAGTCATTCATttcgttattttaatatttgatgtGAAAAATCTTGTGGCACGCCTTAACTGAAAAATCGACCCTTATGCAGTCACGTCAAACGACACAACTTTGCAAACTAAATTGTGACTGGCCACTACGtgcacatttttttcttttttttaatcgattacCTAAATCAAATTAAAGATAGCCAAAATAATCGTTATGCCAAAAGATTTTAAAGAAAACCAATAAGTTTGCGTTAGAGGTAACTCTggcatattttaaaaaatataaaaattattatacgacacatcgccatctaacaccaaagtaagcgtagcttgtgtactaagataactttATTAATGATACACACAACActgataatataagtatagatagacgcccacaaactgaaaaacattcacgttcatcatcacacaaacattaaccagttgtgggaatcgaacccttggacGAAGAAATTGACGCGGGATTATTGCCTACTGCgacaatcggtcgtcaaaaccAGCCGAGAAAATGTAATCTTATGAGGGAGTTAATATAAGGTCAAGATaactttaacagtgaaggaaattaTCGTTACGaaacctgtatggtgtaatttataatatcttcaatccttatactccacaccaaacagttcttcggCATTGTACGGCATATACcatctacgcacatttcgctccgaaaccggagaatcctcaggagatgttgactttacaattaataattgtttacttaacaataaattacaccgtacagattcccctgcttttcgtggagtatagaaaattaagtttaattttcataataaataagcaCGGCTATATACTTCGACAAaagcgggcacagctagttaaAGTATATGTTAGAACCACATTTCGGAGTAagttatcttaaaaataaaaaatccgtCTCCATGCATAGTACAGTATCGTACAACCCCGCCCGCCCAGCACTAATATTGACTTCTTATTACCGGTTGGCGGTAACCGCGCGATCGTGGCCGCCGCATCACAACAAGTTTCACCACCACAAGATAAAGGACGATCGACTACCACGGCAACATCGAACTTTACTTAATACATTGCGCGCTTTGCATGACTAACACTAACCCCAACGATATGAAGATGGACAAACCGGCAATGGATgtctaattttaaaaactcaacGTTTTGCAAGGGGATCCAATAAGGGCACGTATAGACAATGGATAATACAGTAAAATCAGATAGCGTCCAGTAATCCTAATACAGCGTAGAGTTTAGTATGTCTGTCCAGAGTTTGTGCCGCGATTGTggtttgaatttatttcaagtttatcTAAAACTGATTTGTTTGTTAACTAATAAAACGTAAGGCACGTTTACCTAAGTAGGcatttaaaaagatataatGTTATTTGGTTGAatcctaaaataataaatacgaatgTTAGTAGCTAGCTAAATTTTATACCTTCTTTACATTATTAACtactagtaaataattaacggTGACTATTCTATGACTATGAAATGTGTTTTATGCTTTCAAAATTCttcatattttaaagtttttttttgttcgaataGATGTACCAAGTCGTCGACTGCAAACTCACATAGTTTTAAGTGATATCTGAACCCCAATCGCATAGCaccgtacaggaacgctaaatcgcttagtgacACTTCTTTCTCCGTACGATATTAGATTAGTTCTATGCTATTCgaggtatgtcagttatattaacgAACGATTGGCGAATTTtatagcgatcctgctttctgagtcaaaggccgtgggttcgattcccacaactggaaaaatgtttgtgtgataaacatgatggtttttcagtgtgtgtagTGTgtgtcacataaatatttatgtgtattatattaataaaaatattcttcagctatcttagtacccataacacaagcaacgcttactttggggctagacggcgatgtgtgtattgtcgtagtatatttatttatttattatttatacataaataaatatactaagacaatacacacatcgccgctagataacgatgtgtgtattgtcgtagtatatttatagacactgaaaaacgttcttgttcatcacacaaacattttccagttgtgggaatcgaacccacggcctaggactcagaaagcagggtcgctgcccactgcgccagtcgcccGCAATATATTGTTAAATCATGGGTTAGGTAacgtcataaataattaatgaaatactGTCTGAAaccaattataaatttaatttcactcaACAATTTGAAATGTGATATCTGCGATTACAATCACCATTTATTCCCACGGAAAGGTAACCGTCCTCCGGTTTCTACATTTTCCCCACGGCCATCTGCCATCCACTCATGGACTCCCAAATTCTTGTAAATCATCCTCATCCTTACAAAGTTCTTTAAATACTTATCTCTTACTCTCAATACACCCTAGGGTCCGTGTTCTCGTCCCCTTTATTTCTTGATACCCCAATAGTTTTCTTAgcgtttttcctttttttgtttccCCGCTCCGGCTTATTCCCTATTTCAAGATGTCCTCCTTTAAAATCAATGTCTTTGACCAACTTCCTGTCATCTTTCTTGGTGTTGCCAGGAATACCTGTGCtttctttattaaaactatCTATAAATCTACTTATTATATCAATATAGACATATGCAAAGTTGTTTACCAACTTGAAGTTAAGGTAAAGGCACGTCTAACATTACTGTGGGTACTTACATACTTCGTTGATAAGTATATAGATTAAGAAACATGAAAGCAAATAACCCAAAACATTGTAAAAGtccaatagttttttttccgaCAAACGCGCGGAAGAGCAAATATTGTCAGAGTGATAAAGTTAAAACGCTGACTTATGGACGGCGCGGGTCACGTCGAACACGTAGGAAACGTAGGTACGCATGGGACAACGCACCGACATACAGGTACTTATAAAAGTACTAGCCAAGCTTTGTTTTACGCCGTTTACACAGGATAAGACAACGACTAACATTTGTTGACCTACCTGGCGCAAtagtggtcttataagtggagatCCCAGGTTTGATGCTCAGCGGTGGAAATTTAAACCTTCCGTGTCTGGACTGATCTGGCgggaggcttccgccgtggcttGTCGCCACCTTACTGACAAACACCGCTGCTGCGTAGAACAGATTGGTAAGtgcgctaccatcttagactgcatcatatctCACCAAcaggttaacttgtagtggaattataAAGGCATAAAAAGGAACAGGAagaaattaaatactaaattaattatatacataaccaCTTTATTCACCAACAACAAATTCTGAGTTTCAGTCCGAgtatttttaatgttgatacAAAGAAAATACTAAAACTTCGCACATAACAAACatgacaatatatactatatactatatactacgacaatacacacatcgccacctagccccaaagtaagcgtagcttgtgttatgggtactaagatgactgatgaatatttttatgaattatatatacataaatacttagaaaatacatataaacacccagacactgaaaaacacttaatgctcatcacacaaacattttccagttgtgggaatcgaacccacggccttggactcagaaagcagggtcgctgcccactgcgccagtcggccgtcaaatggttACAAGGTATGGTTACAAGGTACAAGTAATACAAActtaaaagttaataatttagaTCTTATACTAACATACAGCTTTAGACATATAATTACATTCTTTAGAATTAataggtattatatatttatttatttttgccaaATTATGACACGGTTgggaagttattttattatatttatatttatacaaaaattttttgCGCATTGAGTctaagtttttttgtgttttttgtgcTATCAACCTACTCCAAATTATTAAGATGGTATATTAAATCTGGTAGGTAGTTTCTGAACTATTCCTTTTTGATAAGGACagaattttttcaatattatccTTAGCTAACTTACTTATTTGATTAAGATTTTTTAGATTATGGACTTCGGGCAAAAAAGAGTCGCGTTtgacaatttataattaaaaacatatggAAGTTTCATGACCCGAACTGCTATAAGAACTAATTAAACCATTTCCTAGAATACTCTAAAGCTATTGGCTAATTGGTTAAAAGGAAAGGGACCGTTTTTAGTTTGAAGGAGATCTTTGATTTGAATTAATAGAAGTCAGTTTTCGATAGATAGTATTTTAAATGTGATAATGTGAAGTTCTATCATAAAAGATACTAGAAGGTGATTTTTCACATGtgtataattttcaaaaaaaaaacgttttttttttaaattacgttaaTCACAAACCCAAGTTAAACTCTTTacttaaaatcataatataagcAAATGAACGTATGAATGTTTCAATTCTGACACATGGATTATTGTAACTTTTGTTGTTCCTGTTTACAGCTAAATTATAGTATTATGGTAATTTTCAagtcttattttaattacacaCATCATAATAAATAGTATGAACATAACTTAaatgctatataaataaaataggtaggtaggtacacagAGTTAGTTTCTAATATACAGAATGCATTTtgaaaatatactacgacaatacacacatcgccacctagccccaaagtaagcgtagcttgtgttatgggtactaagatgactgatgaatatttttatgaataacatacataaatacttagaatttacatataaacacccagacactgaaaaacattcatgttcatcacacaaacattttccagttgtaggaatcgaactcacggcctttgactcagaaagcagggtcgctgcccactgcgccactcggccgtcgctTGGTGTTTCTAAGCTTAGTTAGCAGCTAGTTGCTAATCAAGCTAAGAAGCACCAAACGCATCATTTGACAGCAGTGGTAATATACTCATAGTTTGTATAAAGATGGTTGGTTAGCAACTGCCAGAAAAGTTACTGAATGCCCTATTTAGCAGCAGGTTAAACAGTTTTCTTCATTCACCAAGGCAAAAATTTAATTCTATAAAGTAGACATATTAATTGTTTTGGCAAAACACTTTTTCTATGCCACAGTTAATGGTTTTCAATATTTCAGGTTATGTACAATGAGACAGTATtcaatatttacaattaaaataaagtgtttGGTCGGTAGGAGAATGCGTTCTTGGCAgatcgttttttatttaattttttttgtcatagtTGAATGGTTGATGTGAAATTTTAGGTTTCATtggtgaaaatattatttaatttatattatcattaaaaattttatgccaatatttttaattattttaatttagtaaataatcAAAAGAGAAATCAGaaagcaatataattttaaaattatgtttaaataaaaaagaacagcaCAATAACCTTTGGTcagaaagatttattatttaagattttatttataagaaatatgCTTAAGTTCCATCAATGGATGGAAAGCAATAAACGGTTCCTAGGTGCGAACCTAGGTTCATACTTAGGAAATCCCCATTGATTTTTTCATTGAGTTTTTGTTTCATATTCAAAGGAAGTGAAGTAgttgagcattttgtgacagagctgctCCGGTCTGAGGAGTGTAGTTGATCCACTTTATAGCATGTGCACCTTGCATACAATTCCAGTATCAGTGAGACTTTGGGCAGAACCCttagcgtatttttttttattccagtacaagttaacctttgactacaatctcacctggtggtgtaGAAGTGTAAgttggtagcaggctaacccgTAAGGGGTTATATTAAgagtggtaaatagccacggcggaagccaCCCAGACAACTACAAAAATGTAAAGTCTTTAAGTAAACAAATGTCCTAATGCCGTTTTATAGCCAACCATCATAATTTGATCATTTCATACAATGGCTAGAAACTAGAGCCGAAAGCCAGCTAAAAAAGTCAATAACAATCaaaaaaacctaatttttttcatattcgttaacttttaaacttaacacttaTGGGTAGTAACTGAAATTAATGGGTAGCTTATGCTAGTCAAGTACTATGGTGTCAACAACATTTAGCTCGCCCTGTCAGCTAGCATGGTAGAGGCCAGACAGCGCATCCTGGAGAGCTCGTAGACATGGCAGAGTGGATGTATAGCCTCCCGCCTTCTCTGTATCATTCTCTGCCCTGAAATgaacattttaataatgtgttaggatgatttaaattatttgtttttagaaTCACTTAAGTAACTCATGCTTATATTGGGAAAGCTACCAGAACAAAAGAGGTAGCACTGAAAACTTAACTCCTTAATTTGCTGGCCACACCATTATGGGTGAGGTAAAACGGAGCAAAGTCAGTGTCTGGTACCCCAGAGAGAAGGGGAGGAAGGGATGGTAATCCAAAAGATGGGGGATAACAAAATTGCGGCTATAGCAGGTAAATCTCGGACCAGATGAGCAATAAGTGGAGaagattgtaaataaaataaaaatatataaataatttttgtattttgattaaggcttaataaataaataagtaacaagTACATCAGTGGCATCATGAGCACAGCCCAGCAGAGTCTTATTACAAAGCCTCTGTACAGCTTGTATGTGGCTTGTTATTAGGGTTCTTGATTTCCCGGGAACAAAGCCCAACGATTTCCCGGGAATTCTTGGCTCGAGAAAGCTCGAGAAAAGTCGAGAACTCGAGAAATCATGTTTCTATGTAGAAATTAAATCGCCGTTTGCTGTGTTGCGTGGCGgcggcgttttttttttctaaataaccAGCCAAAATGGTGCTGTGATTGTAATTTAAGTATGAGTTAAGATATTAACGTTTTCTTTcatgttgattttttatttagtttaatagaagctatttttgtttataagttctaaataaccagccaaaaatggtgctgtgattgtaatttaattataagttaagatattaacgttttatttcatgttgattttctgtttagtttaatagaagctaattttgttcataagttctaaataaccagccaaaaatggtactgttattataattataagtttaaataatattatttctgtatttttttttaaaaagttaattagcttattaagattaatatttttgaatataatcaataaaagttttatgattaatttgatacttttatttgagAGAAAAACCACTGAATTTGTTGACGTTATTGGAACCAAATAATATGAGAAAACGTACGTGAATGTAAATTTCTCGACAACCCGAGAAGACTCGAGAAATTAGCCTCGAGAATTCTCGAGACCCGAGAAATTGAAAAGCTCAAGAAATCATGAACCCTACTTGTTATTCTCTATGAGGCACAGTTGTCTCAGTAGTAGAATCAGTTAATTGACCATTCTATTCAACCAACTTTGAGTAACATTttccatccattcatccatttGAAGAATCCATCCTTAGAATTGAAACCAAGATCTCATGATTTCTCATGCTATCAAACAACAGCGCAGTTATATCAGAAGTTAAGAACCATTTATACCCTTCTATGAAACTTTAttagaaattacaaatttaaaattaaaagtaggcAGTACtcttgtgcatgtatgaagtgcacagaTAGGGATGGCATTAATTAATCGGATATTGGTGCAGATTTTGTTGTAAACAAATAACTAAGCTTTTAAGCACTATTTTAGGtcataaaaattttgttttgtttaaagaCTTATGTTCATCAAgtggaaaaataaacatcacTCACCTAACATGTTGCAGATACCCATTGCTACAGATCTCTTGAATGGTGGGAGGGTCGGGTCCACATCGGTCTGGTATTTCAGGAGCCTCATACCTGTACAGAGGACCTTCCTCTATAAGCGGCAGTGGCTGTTGGCCTGAGCCTCTGGTAAATTTAACTCCTGTGGAGAACTGAGTTACCTGGGGGGAAAGCAAGAACACTTTAttacaattcatatttataactgtgaaagtttgttactcaataattataaacaattaatgtTAGATCAACAAACATTTCAGTAATACTGGAAAACCAATATTGCACCCAGTTGCAATTCCCGGGAAAAAAGCAATATTAAGGACATGCCAACTTCAAGAATTAtctatgcaataaaataaaataattttagattcAGTCTGTAatttcaaaaactttttaatcaaTGCATGTGAAAGTATATACAGTACTTATAGCAAAACCATTATagcatttattaaaagttttgcTTGACTGTCTTTGACTGGATTTGCAGAGGCAGGCTGTTGCAGAAGGAAGAAGATTACACAGGGAGGAACATAATGCTACAATTTACTAAGTAAATCAGTGAAATCTAAAAGTAAGTATAAAGGAGtgaaatctctctctctctctctatctaaAATCTAACACTAAAGCCTGAAATGGTTATGGTGTAATCCTAAAAGTCTGGTGTTTACAAACTGGaagcatataaataattttatataaaatacctcTAAGCAAGAAAGCActaattcatttataatatcttaCTTTGGGTAGAAGAGGCACCACTTCTTCTTGTTTATTTGCAACAGTCTGAgcaaatgtatttaatatttccttTGCATCTCCCTCTGCAAACATAAGCTCATCTATAAGAGCCTCCTTTTCTCTAATCTTCTGCTTTTTGGCTTCCTCCTCCATTTTGAGGATCTCTGCTCTCTTAAGTTCTTCCATTTGTTTCTCTATTTCAAGTATTTCTTCCAATTCAAATTCTTCTCTTCCTGCAAATAAGTCAGTTTGACTGTTGTTATTATCTCTTAAGCTCAATTATTAAGCTTAagcgcattgggccagcgtggttagAATGAATAAGTGAGAAGTCAGGTAAGGGGTTCTCACTGAGGGAGGAGATCAGGCCCTGTAaggggtcggtaatgggttgatatgatcaaAGTTTGGTCCTTATAGCAACTAAAATACCCATTATAAGGCtgaactataataaataaaaatactgcttactgtgtcatttaaaaattacattattttaaatactttaaaaatgtgacatgttcatataaatattacatatgtTAGAAGTACTTTGCTATCTAAtagtaaaacaatatatatttatagtgcTATGCACAAACATCTTCTTAGCATTTACATGTGTTGTATTTGCAGCCCATGTAGATAGTAATTAGAAGCACTTACCTATTTTTGCTTTATTCTTCATAATGATCTCTTTGTTATCTTTCTTGTACTGTTCTATCCTTTTATTAGTTCCAAcaatatctatattattaactaaattaaatattatagtttcTATTTCCTCCAAATAGTCATTATACTCCCTTAAGTTTGCAAAGTCCTCCTCTTTCTTGTTAAAGTCTTTTAGCACCCTCTTTCTTATGTCTATTTCTTTTTCTACCATAGAGTCTTCAAAAAGCTGAACTCTGAAATTGCTTCGACGTAGTGGAACATTACAATCAGGACAAGAACCGGAACCTATTAAAGTGAAGTCAAGTGAAGTGATTAACATGAATTACATAATTAATActaatagatatttaaattaattgcctCATTTGAAGTtgattacagataaacacagatAAATCCCAGTCTTGGGTTCAATCACCAAAATAGGCCAATAACAGTATTTAGTTAAACCAAATAAACCCACATTGGGGTAGTTTTCAGTAATTTAgggttttacaaataaatgtggcataaaaTCATATACAAGAGCAGTATTTTTCATTTATGGTTTTCATAAGTATTGAGGTTTCCAAATAAATTGTAAGTACAAGTGAGTTTGGAAGGCGTTCACTCATGTGCTTCGTTAAGCACGTAAAGTCTTCGGTCCCGGTTATATCACTGGCCTGTGATGATCATTGTTAAAACTGCCTGCATTGAAGCGTGCTGTGTTAATGCTTTACTTTCCTGACTCTTGTTCTGCAGCAAACCTTATGAAAACTATGACGGAGAACGGGGGAAAATTCAATCATTTCATAACCAGTTCAACAACCGATATACATGCGGGCAAGAGCTTAAAATCCCGATCGGCTTTTATATATCATTCCTCAGCATTAGAAAAGTTCAGTTAccttttaaaaacaacaaatcCACACAACTTTCGCACAAAGCGTGGCCACAGATGTTTACCATCAATTTTAGGGATGGATTTCTGTATTTCGTAGTTTTACAACGGGGGCAAGCCTGGTCATCCATTTTGCCTTGTATATGCTTTCGGAACAGTAATGGAAATCAGTCAATTCTTATCATGACCCTCTGGATATTCAAGCAGAAATTAAAAACTTGCGGTCTTTCAGTTATTTTGACTGAGGATTTATTTAGACCACAGATTGTAGCTCTTGTCCACAGATTAGCATGATCACAGATTATGATACTAAATATGATACTACGAACTCTTTTGTCCGTACCTTACCTTTCACCCATTTTTTTgttaagtgtcagtttacgagtctcctaaacgtttttttttttctaggaatCACCAACATTCCTAAGTATACGATTAACGGATTTGAAAAAGGGCATCGCTTtgcacttttttgtttttttaataaataataattgtttttaacttaataattttcaaagatCAACCCAAAACATCTAGTTAGTACAACCCAAGCGGCAAGATTGGGTTTTTTCCTACTACCAATCTCTACCACTGACTCCACTGAGTTCACGTGTAaagtaacaatataatatcGTAATGTAATGTTTGCAAAGTAGCATGAACACAAGTACAGCATAcctactaagttttttttattcgactacaagttagcccttgactgcaatctcacctggtggtaagtgatgatgcagtctgtgAGGGAGTACCTGTGGTTGTattacccctaattggtttctacgcgaaaacACACAAGAACACTAAGCTGCTTAGTGATACGTTTTTGTGgttaaggtggtaactagccacggcaaagcCTTCCactagatcagaccagagaaaatacagaaattttaaattcccaaattgcccctgccggtaatCAAACCCGGaaccctacttaaattcacagcactcactgttgcgccaggtACCTAGGTCGTCAAAAGTTGGCTGAGTGCGAGTATAATAATTCCCCTTTTCATAAGAAAATGGCAACAGTGAGTAGAAATTGTTGTTCTTTTCATGATCTGTCaattgttgtttgtttgatgtacttttttatttttagagccTAGAGGCAAGAAGTTTTGCATTTCGTGTTTTACCGTCTATTTGTGCTAAGTCACGCGCTATTTGTAAATAACTTTCATAAATAGTCAAATATGAATTTAGTCGTTAGGACTGTCCTAACAAGCCGGACGTTTAGGTTATGTGAAAGGACtccatacaaatatttacaaacagtTCCAATAAACTCATCATGCCCCAATATACAACGTCGGAGTTATTGCGAAGACAGGACAGAGACTCGAAGACTTCCTCAGTTAATGGAATTTCCTCCAATAGTGTGGCCTTCGGTTATAAAGTTCATTAAAAACTGGATGTTTGCGAACTTTATTATTAGGCCCTACTTCGATTCTGAATTCACTCTAAATGAATTTATTGAGGCTTCAAAGTTCGCTGTTCAGGTTTGTACAATAccttgaatattaaaaaaaaatgtaattctaacttgtaggctacttttt
This sequence is a window from Pararge aegeria chromosome 1, ilParAegt1.1, whole genome shotgun sequence. Protein-coding genes within it:
- the LOC120623347 gene encoding CDK-activating kinase assembly factor MAT1 → MDDQACPRCKTTKYRNPSLKLMVNICGHALCESCVDLLFLKGSGSCPDCNVPLRRSNFRVQLFEDSMVEKEIDIRKRVLKDFNKKEEDFANLREYNDYLEEIETIIFNLVNNIDIVGTNKRIEQYKKDNKEIIMKNKAKIGREEFELEEILEIEKQMEELKRAEILKMEEEAKKQKIREKEALIDELMFAEGDAKEILNTFAQTVANKQEEVVPLLPKVTQFSTGVKFTRGSGQQPLPLIEEGPLYRYEAPEIPDRCGPDPPTIQEICSNGYLQHVRAENDTEKAGGYTSTLPCLRALQDALSGLYHAS